One part of the Gemmatimonadaceae bacterium genome encodes these proteins:
- a CDS encoding aminotransferase class V-fold PLP-dependent enzyme yields MTLDDIVRREFPRLLEGDTVWLNNASTGPLPERALELSGELVERRLMPWRYGTEEQFGALDACRAHCARLIGASPKEIALTVNTTAGINLAARALPLGPGDVVIGTDRDFPANAYPWMAAARDRGFTFRQVACRDGLFDEDAIVAALDTPGARALATSWVSFESGVRLDLDRLGAECRRRGITFIVDAMQGLGPLTLDVSRTPIDILVCGGQKWLLSPWGTGFAYLGKDLAARLEPINVSWMAVRGSEDFSRLVDYRLDYRDDARRFDAITLPYQDFAVMAASLALMHEIGPAAIAERVLERTTRLVAWAASRAEMRLVTPAAPHRRAGIVSIAPPDPVAMSSRLNAGGIAHSLREGAIRLAPYFFTPAEHVERAIDVLSR; encoded by the coding sequence ATGACCCTCGACGACATCGTCCGACGCGAGTTTCCACGACTGCTGGAGGGCGACACGGTATGGCTCAACAACGCCTCCACCGGCCCGTTGCCGGAGCGCGCGCTCGAGCTCTCCGGCGAGCTGGTCGAGCGACGATTGATGCCGTGGCGGTACGGCACGGAGGAGCAGTTCGGCGCCCTCGATGCATGTCGGGCCCACTGTGCACGCCTGATTGGCGCGTCGCCGAAAGAGATCGCGCTGACGGTGAACACGACGGCCGGGATCAACCTGGCCGCCCGTGCGTTGCCCCTCGGGCCTGGTGACGTGGTCATCGGCACCGATCGCGACTTTCCCGCGAACGCATACCCGTGGATGGCCGCGGCCAGGGATCGAGGATTCACGTTTCGCCAGGTGGCCTGCCGCGATGGTCTGTTTGACGAAGACGCAATCGTCGCGGCGCTCGACACACCCGGAGCCCGGGCCCTCGCCACGTCGTGGGTCTCGTTCGAGAGTGGCGTTCGGCTCGACCTCGATCGTCTTGGCGCCGAGTGTCGGCGGCGAGGCATCACCTTCATCGTGGATGCGATGCAGGGGCTTGGCCCCCTCACGCTGGACGTGTCGCGGACGCCGATTGACATCCTCGTGTGCGGCGGGCAGAAGTGGCTCCTCTCGCCGTGGGGTACTGGCTTTGCCTACCTCGGAAAGGATCTCGCGGCCCGGCTCGAGCCCATCAACGTGAGTTGGATGGCGGTGCGGGGCTCCGAGGACTTCTCGCGCCTCGTCGACTACCGCCTCGACTACCGCGACGATGCACGCCGGTTCGATGCCATCACGCTGCCCTACCAGGACTTTGCTGTGATGGCGGCGAGCCTTGCTCTCATGCACGAGATCGGCCCGGCCGCCATCGCCGAGCGTGTGCTCGAACGCACGACCCGGCTGGTGGCGTGGGCCGCGTCACGCGCTGAGATGCGGCTCGTGACGCCGGCCGCGCCGCATCGTCGCGCGGGAATCGTCTCCATCGCGCCGCCCGATCCGGTGGCGATGTCCAGCCGGCTGAATGCCGGCGGCATCGCGCATTCGCTGCGCGAGGGCGCGATTCGATTGGCCCCGTACTTCTTCACGCCCGCCGAGCATGTCGAGCGCGCTATCGATGTGTTGAGTCGGTAG
- a CDS encoding amidohydrolase family protein, whose product MIDRVYVARWVLPIATAPIARGAVAIEDGRIVWVGPVQEAPPGPRIDLGDCALTPGLVNVHAHLELTPMRGWLEDLPFRQWILRLTKTREATMTEARRLAAARVGLAEGLLAGITTWADVSDSGVSLDAMVSMGVRGIVFREVFGPDPAQCPSAIGALRTQVESMRARSTDLVSVGVSPHAPYTVSDALFRATASLALDDGYPLTVHVAEGAAEDALVRAGSGEFAEAWRARGIAVSPRARSPIALLHDTGILVTRPLLVHAVRADAADVALVRDSGSRVAHCPASNAKLGHGIAPLLELRAAGVPVGLGSDSVASSNRVDLLDEARVAAFQQRVRLGRPDALSAGEALRMATLGGAESLGMGQAIGALVPGLAADLVAFPLDGVGDVPVHAPEPALVFGAAGRRARFVTVAGRELVRDGALLADIRADVAVVHEAALALAEPVLAASAVR is encoded by the coding sequence ATGATCGATCGTGTGTACGTGGCGCGATGGGTGCTGCCGATCGCCACCGCGCCCATCGCCCGCGGTGCGGTCGCCATCGAAGACGGACGCATCGTGTGGGTCGGGCCGGTCCAGGAAGCACCGCCCGGCCCGCGCATCGACCTTGGCGACTGTGCGCTCACGCCGGGGCTGGTCAACGTGCACGCGCACCTCGAACTCACACCGATGCGTGGGTGGCTCGAGGATCTTCCGTTCAGGCAATGGATCCTCCGCCTGACGAAGACGCGCGAGGCCACCATGACGGAGGCGCGTCGGTTGGCGGCGGCACGGGTGGGCCTCGCCGAAGGGCTGCTGGCGGGGATCACGACCTGGGCCGACGTGAGCGACTCGGGCGTTTCGCTCGACGCGATGGTCTCAATGGGCGTTCGCGGGATCGTCTTCAGGGAGGTCTTTGGCCCCGATCCCGCGCAGTGCCCCTCGGCGATCGGGGCACTGCGCACGCAGGTCGAATCGATGCGGGCCCGTTCGACGGACCTCGTCTCGGTCGGTGTCTCGCCGCACGCGCCGTACACGGTGAGCGACGCGCTCTTTCGGGCGACCGCGTCCCTGGCGCTCGATGACGGCTACCCGCTCACGGTCCATGTGGCCGAGGGTGCTGCCGAGGATGCGCTGGTGCGCGCAGGCAGCGGGGAGTTTGCCGAGGCCTGGCGTGCCCGTGGAATCGCGGTGTCGCCGCGCGCCCGATCGCCGATCGCGCTCCTGCACGACACGGGGATCCTGGTCACGCGCCCGTTGCTGGTGCACGCGGTCCGAGCGGACGCGGCCGACGTTGCCCTGGTGCGGGACAGCGGATCCCGCGTCGCCCACTGCCCGGCCTCCAACGCCAAGCTGGGCCACGGCATCGCGCCACTGCTGGAGCTGCGCGCGGCCGGAGTCCCGGTGGGGCTCGGGAGCGACTCGGTGGCGAGCAGCAACCGTGTGGACCTGCTGGACGAGGCGCGAGTGGCGGCGTTCCAGCAGCGGGTGCGACTGGGGCGACCCGACGCGCTCTCCGCTGGCGAGGCGCTGCGCATGGCCACCCTGGGTGGCGCCGAGTCGTTAGGCATGGGCCAGGCGATCGGTGCGCTGGTGCCGGGGCTGGCCGCGGACCTGGTGGCCTTTCCGCTCGACGGCGTGGGTGACGTCCCGGTGCATGCCCCCGAGCCGGCCCTGGTGTTTGGTGCGGCGGGTCGGCGGGCCCGGTTCGTGACCGTGGCCGGGCGCGAGCTGGTGCGCGATGGGGCTTTGCTGGCCGATATCCGCGCGGACGTGGCCGTGGTGCACGAGGCCGCGCTCGCCCTGGCCGAGCCCGTGTTGGCTGCGTCCGCGGTTCGGTAG
- a CDS encoding PBP1A family penicillin-binding protein, producing MRRVLDRLTRWFRRTPARRSGPSWFARHPRLTRGVGLAVVFFGCFGLGGAIGAWTLVCRSNRCPAVTVLDSYQPSQTSKLYAVDGRFVAELGIERRTLVQYDDIPPVVRNAFVQTEDKRFFSHGGIDWLRIPGSMLANLRQGAFAEGFSTITMQLARNVFPDQISRERSVSLGSLVRKIRESRVAMMIEARYPKQKILELYLNQINLGSGAFGIETASQRYFGKSVRDLNLAEAATLAAIPKAPTRYNPRRYPDRAIMRRNTIIELMRRQGSISDDDASLAKAYPLQLAQRTESGDVAPYFVEWVRQQLEKKFGERLYDEGLRVYTTLDLDLQTAADRALETQMRTIESGKYGKYSHTTMEQYLARGGGAQTSANPESPYLQGAFVALDPRTGAVRALIGGRDYDDSKFNRATQALRQPGSTFKPIVYATAVMNGRAPATVYDDSPIALPQVDGSIWSPRNYDGKYEGPMTMRTGFAQSRNIVAIRAGMDVGESAVIQMARAFGLQTFIPPYPSIFIGSADVYPIQLIASYSTFANLGMRSTPNAILRVENQRGEVLWKPAYQSEEVMSPSAAWLIVDMMKGVVQRGTAAGSVWGAGFHVPSGGKTGTTNDGADVWYVGYTADLVAGVWMGFDAPKKIMPNAQGGRLAAPAFTQFMLEVYRRKPVPPDWPRPDGVVFASTCGGPLQAGDYFLAGTESAACAANPFQIQPHVDTAAARPAALPVAPKPQAKARSDSTNPFRIPR from the coding sequence ATGCGCCGCGTCCTCGATCGCCTGACCCGCTGGTTCCGCCGCACGCCCGCTCGGCGCTCCGGCCCTTCGTGGTTCGCGCGTCATCCACGCCTGACCCGGGGTGTCGGCCTGGCCGTCGTCTTCTTCGGTTGCTTTGGCCTCGGCGGCGCCATCGGGGCGTGGACCCTCGTCTGCCGAAGCAATCGCTGCCCCGCAGTCACGGTCCTCGACAGCTACCAGCCGAGCCAGACGTCCAAGCTCTATGCCGTGGACGGCCGATTCGTGGCGGAACTGGGGATCGAGCGGCGGACGCTCGTGCAGTATGACGACATTCCGCCGGTGGTGCGCAACGCATTCGTGCAGACGGAAGACAAGCGCTTCTTTTCGCACGGCGGGATCGACTGGCTGCGCATTCCGGGGTCGATGCTGGCCAACCTCCGCCAGGGGGCGTTCGCCGAGGGGTTCTCGACGATCACGATGCAGCTGGCGCGCAACGTGTTCCCTGATCAGATCTCGCGCGAGCGTTCGGTTTCGTTAGGCAGCCTGGTGCGCAAGATTCGCGAGAGCCGCGTGGCGATGATGATCGAGGCGCGGTACCCCAAGCAGAAGATCCTCGAGTTGTACCTCAACCAGATCAACCTCGGCTCCGGGGCGTTCGGCATCGAGACGGCGTCTCAGCGCTACTTCGGCAAGTCGGTGCGGGACCTCAACCTGGCGGAGGCGGCGACGCTCGCGGCCATCCCCAAGGCGCCGACGCGCTACAACCCGCGCCGGTATCCCGATCGGGCCATCATGCGGCGCAACACGATCATCGAGCTGATGCGCCGCCAGGGCTCGATTTCCGACGACGACGCCTCGCTGGCCAAGGCCTATCCGCTGCAGCTCGCGCAGCGCACCGAGAGCGGTGACGTCGCCCCGTATTTCGTCGAGTGGGTGCGCCAGCAGCTGGAGAAGAAGTTCGGCGAGCGGTTGTACGACGAGGGACTTCGCGTCTACACCACGCTGGACCTCGACCTGCAGACCGCCGCGGACCGTGCCCTCGAGACGCAGATGCGCACCATCGAGTCCGGCAAGTACGGCAAGTACTCGCACACCACGATGGAGCAGTACCTCGCGCGCGGCGGCGGCGCGCAGACCTCCGCCAACCCCGAGTCGCCCTACCTGCAGGGAGCCTTCGTCGCGCTGGATCCCCGCACCGGCGCGGTCCGCGCCCTGATCGGCGGGCGCGACTACGACGACAGCAAGTTCAACCGCGCCACGCAGGCGCTTCGGCAGCCCGGGTCCACGTTCAAGCCGATTGTCTACGCCACCGCGGTGATGAACGGGCGGGCGCCGGCGACGGTATACGATGACTCTCCGATCGCATTGCCGCAGGTCGATGGTTCGATCTGGAGCCCGCGCAACTACGACGGAAAGTACGAGGGGCCGATGACGATGCGGACCGGGTTCGCCCAGTCGCGCAACATTGTCGCCATCCGCGCGGGCATGGACGTGGGCGAGAGCGCGGTGATCCAGATGGCCCGCGCCTTTGGCCTGCAGACGTTCATCCCGCCATACCCATCGATCTTCATCGGTTCGGCGGACGTCTACCCCATCCAGCTCATTGCCTCGTATTCCACGTTCGCCAACCTCGGCATGCGCTCGACGCCTAACGCGATTCTCCGCGTCGAGAATCAGCGGGGTGAGGTGCTGTGGAAGCCCGCGTATCAGTCCGAGGAGGTCATGAGCCCATCGGCGGCCTGGCTCATCGTCGACATGATGAAGGGCGTCGTGCAGCGTGGCACGGCGGCGGGGAGCGTGTGGGGCGCGGGCTTCCACGTCCCGTCGGGTGGCAAGACCGGGACGACCAACGACGGCGCCGATGTCTGGTACGTGGGGTACACCGCTGACCTCGTGGCCGGTGTCTGGATGGGCTTCGACGCGCCAAAGAAGATCATGCCGAACGCGCAGGGCGGGCGCCTCGCGGCGCCGGCGTTCACGCAGTTCATGCTCGAGGTGTACCGGCGCAAGCCGGTGCCCCCGGACTGGCCTCGGCCCGATGGTGTGGTCTTCGCGAGCACGTGCGGCGGTCCGCTCCAGGCTGGCGACTACTTCCTTGCCGGCACCGAGTCGGCGGCGTGCGCGGCCAATCCGTTCCAGATCCAGCCGCACGTCGACACCGCGGCGGCGCGTCCGGCCGCGCTCCCCGTGGCCCCGAAGCCGCAGGCCAAGGCCAGGAGCGACTCCACGAATCCGTTCAGGATTCCGCGATGA
- a CDS encoding lysophospholipid acyltransferase family protein yields the protein MTPRLRHRFEYALLRLTVAILRLVPFDVARRIGEGLGTLGWRLGIRRQVVDAQVAAAFPEFDRERHAAIARGSYANLGRVAIELALLPHLGRKAFDSLFEPESDLHVVQALLAGEGRLIACSGHVGNWELTGAFLSMHGIPVDAVARHMANPLLDGYLLRTRSRTGMRVLFDTDSVSHLIRGIKEGRVAGLLADQGVLGLASTYVPFFGRPARTPRGPAVLALRLETPVVFCAAVRQPGGKYRFLAREIAVAQTGDREADVEATVVAFTRALEELVRQYPDQYFWQHRRWKRQPADTPPALRDPVALATTTSTPDDR from the coding sequence ATGACCCCGCGGCTTCGCCATCGGTTCGAGTACGCTCTGTTGCGCCTGACGGTTGCCATCCTCCGCCTCGTGCCGTTCGACGTGGCGCGACGCATTGGTGAGGGACTCGGCACGCTCGGATGGCGGCTCGGGATCCGCCGGCAGGTCGTTGATGCCCAGGTGGCGGCCGCCTTTCCAGAGTTTGACCGCGAGCGGCATGCCGCCATCGCACGCGGCTCGTACGCCAACCTCGGTCGCGTCGCCATCGAGCTGGCGCTGTTGCCTCACCTCGGGCGCAAGGCATTCGACTCGCTCTTCGAGCCGGAGTCCGACCTCCACGTGGTGCAGGCTCTCCTCGCGGGCGAGGGGCGACTGATTGCCTGCTCGGGACACGTGGGCAACTGGGAACTGACCGGCGCGTTCCTCTCGATGCATGGCATTCCCGTCGATGCCGTGGCGCGGCACATGGCCAATCCGTTGCTCGACGGCTATCTGCTCCGCACACGGAGTCGCACCGGCATGCGTGTGCTGTTTGACACCGACTCCGTGTCGCACCTGATCCGCGGGATCAAGGAAGGACGCGTGGCGGGCCTGCTCGCCGACCAGGGGGTGCTGGGCCTCGCGTCCACGTACGTGCCGTTCTTTGGTCGTCCGGCCCGCACGCCGCGCGGGCCGGCCGTCCTCGCGCTCCGACTGGAGACACCAGTCGTCTTTTGTGCCGCCGTTCGACAACCAGGCGGGAAGTACCGGTTCCTTGCCCGCGAAATCGCGGTGGCGCAGACCGGCGATCGCGAGGCGGACGTCGAGGCGACCGTCGTGGCGTTCACCCGTGCGCTGGAAGAACTCGTCAGGCAGTATCCCGATCAGTACTTCTGGCAACACCGGCGCTGGAAGCGCCAGCCCGCCGACACGCCGCCAGCTCTTCGCGACCCCGTGGCCCTTGCCACGACCACGAGCACGCCCGACGACCGATGA
- a CDS encoding tyrosine--tRNA ligase translates to MTTSFIDELSWRGLLHQATDGAAEALSKGPVSGYIGFDPTGSSLHVGHLVQVMGLVFLQRCGHRPVALVGGGTGMIGDPSGRSAERNLISLEQVTANAESIRTQLSRFLDFSGPRGARMVNNADWLLSMSLVAFLRDVGKHFGVNYMLAKDVVKSRLESGISYTEFSYMLLQSYDFLELYRREGVSLQLGGSDQWGNITAGTELIRRSIGGDAHGITLPLVTTADGKKFGKTAEGTSVWLDAARTSPYRFYQFWINVDDRNVKQYLRMFSLREREAIEALDRDVDERPESRAAQAALAYEVTARVHGDAAARAARDASRVVFDKRADAHALSMDTLEMLRGELPLARTTSTAEGLPIVDLLVDLGFVKSRGEARRQLQQGAVSINGRRIGADETHVPASDALHGKFLLVRKGGREMGIAELS, encoded by the coding sequence ATGACGACGTCTTTCATTGACGAGCTCTCCTGGCGGGGGCTCCTGCACCAGGCCACTGACGGGGCCGCCGAAGCGCTGAGCAAGGGACCGGTCTCCGGCTACATCGGGTTCGACCCCACCGGCAGCTCGCTCCACGTGGGACACCTGGTCCAGGTGATGGGACTGGTGTTCCTGCAACGCTGTGGCCATCGGCCAGTCGCCCTGGTGGGCGGCGGCACGGGCATGATCGGTGACCCCAGCGGGAGGAGCGCCGAGCGGAACCTGATCTCGCTGGAGCAGGTGACCGCCAACGCCGAGTCCATTCGCACACAGCTCTCGCGCTTCCTCGACTTCTCCGGCCCACGCGGCGCGCGGATGGTCAACAACGCCGACTGGCTCCTGTCGATGTCGCTCGTCGCGTTCCTGCGCGACGTCGGCAAGCACTTTGGCGTCAACTACATGCTGGCGAAGGATGTGGTGAAGTCCCGGCTCGAGAGCGGGATCTCGTACACGGAGTTCTCGTACATGCTCCTGCAATCGTATGATTTTCTCGAACTGTACCGGCGCGAGGGTGTCTCGCTGCAGCTTGGCGGGAGCGACCAGTGGGGCAACATCACCGCCGGCACGGAGCTCATTCGCCGTTCGATCGGCGGCGATGCGCACGGCATCACGCTGCCGCTGGTCACGACCGCCGACGGCAAGAAGTTCGGCAAGACGGCGGAGGGCACGAGCGTGTGGCTGGATGCGGCGCGAACGTCGCCGTATCGCTTCTACCAGTTCTGGATCAACGTCGACGATCGCAACGTGAAGCAGTATCTCCGCATGTTTTCGCTGCGGGAGCGCGAGGCCATCGAGGCGCTGGATCGCGACGTGGACGAGCGACCGGAATCCCGCGCGGCACAGGCGGCGTTGGCGTACGAGGTGACCGCGCGCGTGCATGGGGACGCTGCGGCCCGCGCCGCCCGGGACGCATCGCGCGTGGTGTTTGACAAACGCGCCGATGCGCATGCGCTATCGATGGACACGCTCGAGATGCTTCGCGGAGAACTCCCGCTGGCGCGGACGACCTCGACCGCCGAGGGCCTGCCGATCGTCGACCTGCTGGTGGACCTCGGCTTCGTGAAGTCCAGAGGCGAGGCGCGACGCCAGCTGCAGCAGGGCGCAGTCTCGATCAACGGGCGACGCATCGGTGCGGATGAAACCCACGTGCCGGCGAGTGACGCGCTCCACGGGAAGTTCCTGCTGGTGCGCAAGGGCGGGCGTGAGATGGGGATCGCCGAACTGAGCTGA
- a CDS encoding branched-chain amino acid transaminase, producing the protein MADPASGKTQKIWRDGELVNWSDATLHVMSHVVHYGSSVFEGIRCYQTPSGGAVFRLREHMRRLLDSSKIYRFPLRYSVDELVQATVDTVAANDLRECYIRPVVVRTGEQMGFYPVGVPVECFIICWKWGAYLGHEALTEGVDVRVSSWRRAAPDTFPAMAKAGGNYMNSGLSKVEAKQDDYSEGIMLDSFGFIAEGSGENLFLVRDGVLYTSQIANGILHGITRDTVMRLARDMDLEVREAQLPREMLYLADEAFFTGTAAEITPIRSVDRLPVGAGKPGEITRRIQQEFMGIAKGRLPDRHGWLTPVPVSVPA; encoded by the coding sequence ATGGCCGACCCTGCTTCGGGCAAGACTCAGAAGATCTGGCGCGATGGCGAGCTCGTGAACTGGAGCGACGCGACACTCCACGTCATGTCGCACGTCGTTCACTACGGCTCGTCCGTGTTCGAGGGCATCCGGTGCTACCAGACGCCCTCGGGCGGTGCCGTGTTCCGCTTGCGGGAACACATGCGCCGGCTCCTGGATTCGTCCAAGATCTATCGGTTTCCGCTGCGCTACTCCGTCGACGAGCTGGTGCAGGCGACGGTGGATACCGTGGCCGCCAACGACCTTCGGGAATGCTACATCCGCCCGGTGGTCGTGCGGACGGGCGAGCAGATGGGGTTCTACCCGGTGGGTGTGCCCGTGGAGTGTTTCATCATCTGCTGGAAGTGGGGCGCCTACCTGGGTCACGAGGCGCTCACCGAGGGCGTCGACGTGCGGGTCTCGAGCTGGCGACGCGCGGCGCCGGACACGTTTCCGGCGATGGCCAAGGCCGGCGGGAACTACATGAATTCCGGCCTTTCCAAGGTGGAGGCCAAGCAGGACGACTACAGCGAAGGCATCATGCTGGACTCGTTCGGCTTCATTGCCGAGGGCAGTGGCGAAAACCTCTTCCTCGTTCGTGATGGTGTGCTCTACACCTCGCAGATCGCCAACGGCATCCTGCACGGCATCACGAGGGACACGGTGATGCGGCTCGCCCGCGACATGGATCTGGAGGTCCGTGAAGCGCAGTTGCCGCGCGAGATGCTCTACCTCGCGGACGAGGCGTTCTTTACCGGGACGGCGGCGGAGATCACGCCGATTCGCTCGGTGGACCGTCTGCCGGTCGGGGCAGGAAAGCCCGGCGAGATCACCCGCCGGATCCAGCAGGAGTTCATGGGAATCGCCAAGGGGCGGCTCCCCGATCGTCATGGTTGGCTGACCCCGGTACCCGTGAGCGTGCCGGCATGA
- a CDS encoding glycosyltransferase family 4 protein, producing MRHLFVTQDYPPDLGGMARRHVELCRRLAPDEVVVSTVAASGAEAFDRGEAYRIRREPFPFREAKRLTRQVAWSAGIAHEAAGGRTIIHLGNIRPCGYAVQLATRRVRVPYLVYVNGGDLLREQQKVGRALSLKRWSARDIFARSSGVVANSAWSADLARRVMQLAGVRHAPEVAAIDLGTDPLQFAPSRDRGLLRRRLGIGDAPLLVTVARLVPHKGQDTVVEALASLGPTVRYLIVGDGADRERLERIANARQVAHRLHFSGPLSDEEVAEAYATATVYVGLSRLDNGINVEGFGISFVEASASGVPVVAGDSGGVRSAVRHDETGFVIPSGDAASAAAAIARLIDDAGLRGRMGAAGRRAVETHYNWDRVARETRAFAHRVTGIAT from the coding sequence ATGCGCCACCTGTTTGTGACCCAGGACTACCCGCCCGACCTCGGGGGCATGGCGCGTCGGCACGTTGAGCTGTGCCGGCGGCTCGCGCCTGACGAGGTCGTGGTGTCCACCGTCGCGGCCAGCGGAGCTGAAGCGTTCGATCGCGGGGAGGCGTATCGCATCCGCCGGGAACCGTTCCCGTTTCGTGAGGCGAAGCGCCTGACGAGGCAGGTCGCGTGGAGCGCGGGCATCGCGCACGAGGCGGCCGGTGGGCGGACGATCATCCATCTCGGCAACATCCGTCCCTGCGGCTACGCCGTGCAGCTCGCGACGCGGCGGGTACGCGTGCCCTACCTCGTGTACGTCAACGGCGGCGACCTGTTGCGCGAACAGCAGAAGGTGGGGCGGGCGCTGTCGCTCAAGCGCTGGTCGGCCCGCGACATCTTCGCGCGGTCGTCCGGCGTCGTGGCCAACTCGGCGTGGAGCGCAGATCTTGCGCGGCGCGTGATGCAACTCGCGGGCGTGCGGCATGCCCCGGAAGTGGCCGCGATCGACCTTGGGACGGATCCGCTGCAGTTCGCTCCGTCGCGGGACCGCGGGCTGCTCCGGCGCCGGCTCGGGATCGGCGATGCCCCGCTGCTCGTGACCGTCGCCCGGCTCGTCCCGCACAAGGGCCAGGACACCGTGGTCGAGGCGCTGGCATCGTTAGGCCCGACGGTGCGGTACCTGATCGTGGGGGACGGCGCCGACCGCGAACGGCTGGAGCGCATCGCCAACGCACGCCAGGTCGCCCATCGCCTGCACTTCAGCGGACCGCTCTCGGACGAGGAGGTGGCCGAGGCGTATGCGACGGCCACCGTGTACGTGGGGCTCTCGCGGCTCGACAACGGCATCAACGTCGAAGGGTTCGGCATCTCGTTCGTCGAAGCCTCGGCGAGCGGAGTGCCGGTCGTGGCCGGAGACTCCGGCGGCGTCCGCTCGGCGGTGCGACACGACGAGACCGGGTTCGTCATCCCGTCGGGCGATGCCGCGTCGGCGGCGGCAGCCATCGCCCGCCTGATCGACGACGCCGGCCTCAGGGGGCGCATGGGCGCCGCAGGCCGTCGCGCAGTGGAGACGCACTACAACTGGGACCGCGTGGCGCGCGAGACGCGGGCGTTTGCGCATCGCGTCACCGGGATCGCCACATGA
- a CDS encoding HNH endonuclease yields the protein MLVGCLALNASFEPLTMVPLKRALRLVIDGKAEIVEADTGKVMRSERLTLPRPSVIRLTRFIHVPRKFRRQVTNTFLFARDEYTCQYCGRAAFDLKPREALTRDHLIPLSRGGTNEWTNVVTACSSCNTRKSNRLPSEIGMHPMHPPVEPHFVHLSWAVRRLTPIQSRYIRMFYGAETLRRLEGFERRAHG from the coding sequence GTGCTCGTAGGCTGTCTCGCACTCAATGCATCGTTCGAACCATTGACCATGGTTCCGCTCAAGCGTGCCCTGCGCCTGGTGATCGATGGCAAGGCGGAGATCGTCGAAGCGGATACGGGCAAGGTGATGCGCAGCGAGCGGCTGACCCTCCCGCGCCCTTCGGTCATTCGCCTGACACGATTCATCCACGTCCCACGGAAGTTCCGGCGGCAGGTTACGAATACGTTCCTGTTTGCGAGGGACGAGTACACGTGCCAGTACTGCGGCCGCGCGGCGTTCGATCTCAAGCCGCGTGAGGCCCTGACGCGCGATCACCTGATTCCGTTGTCGCGCGGCGGCACGAACGAGTGGACCAACGTTGTCACGGCCTGTTCGTCGTGCAACACGCGCAAGTCGAACCGGCTCCCGAGCGAAATCGGGATGCACCCGATGCATCCGCCCGTCGAGCCGCACTTCGTGCACCTGAGCTGGGCGGTGCGTCGCCTCACGCCGATCCAGTCGCGCTACATCCGCATGTTCTACGGCGCCGAAACACTGCGCCGGCTCGAAGGATTCGAGCGCCGGGCGCACGGCTGA
- a CDS encoding glycosyltransferase family 2 protein: protein MTPVPVSVVIAARDEGREIGECIASVSWAAEVIVVENDSTDDTIERARAAGATVMSHPFRTIGAQRNAAIERASHAWVLVVDADERGTPALAEAVRAVVANIDSAPAWRAPRRNFFLGREIRHGGWERDRPVRLFRRSLRYDERPVHEHVIVHGAVDTLKAPLLHTPYATLSEYFDKLHRYSRWWAEQHAARGRRASMLDLTLRPLARFFTMLVLRRGFLDGPHGVIIAVLGAMSVAAKYAQLWVLSHET, encoded by the coding sequence ATGACGCCGGTGCCTGTGAGCGTCGTCATTGCGGCGCGCGATGAAGGCCGGGAGATCGGTGAGTGCATCGCGAGCGTGTCGTGGGCGGCCGAGGTGATCGTCGTGGAGAACGATTCGACCGACGACACGATCGAACGCGCGCGCGCCGCCGGGGCGACCGTGATGTCGCATCCGTTCCGCACCATCGGGGCGCAGCGCAACGCGGCGATCGAGCGGGCGTCGCACGCGTGGGTCCTCGTGGTCGATGCCGATGAGCGCGGCACGCCCGCCCTGGCCGAGGCAGTCCGTGCCGTCGTCGCCAACATCGACAGCGCGCCGGCCTGGCGGGCGCCGCGAAGGAACTTTTTCCTGGGGCGCGAGATCCGGCACGGCGGCTGGGAGCGCGACCGACCCGTCCGGCTCTTTCGTCGCAGCCTCCGCTACGACGAGCGGCCCGTTCACGAGCATGTGATCGTGCATGGCGCGGTCGACACACTGAAGGCGCCGCTGCTGCACACGCCGTACGCCACGCTCTCGGAGTACTTCGACAAGCTGCACCGCTACTCGCGCTGGTGGGCCGAACAGCATGCGGCGCGCGGCCGGCGGGCGTCGATGCTCGACCTGACCCTGCGCCCCCTGGCGCGGTTCTTCACGATGCTCGTGCTCCGTCGAGGGTTCCTCGATGGACCTCACGGCGTGATCATCGCCGTTCTTGGTGCGATGAGCGTTGCGGCCAAATACGCGCAGCTTTGGGTCCTCTCCCACGAGACCTGA